One Dioscorea cayenensis subsp. rotundata cultivar TDr96_F1 chromosome 19, TDr96_F1_v2_PseudoChromosome.rev07_lg8_w22 25.fasta, whole genome shotgun sequence genomic window, CAACTTACTGTTTACTTTTTGCACACTCATTCATCTCCAAAAATTAATCAACAtcgaagaagaacaaaaattgTACCAAGACTGATCTATGAATACGAAAAACAACCTTCGAGGACAAATCACCAGAAATCCATGCAAGAGCATTTTCCGTTGCTGAAATGATGGAATCGACTATTGTCCCTCACAACAATTTCACAGTCATAAATACGTGAAATGAGCTTGGTTACATTGTGACAGTCGTTGCAAACACGTAAATTCTTGACAATTCTGATTGGTCTCCCTTGCTCAATATTGATCAAACCAAAAGCAATTGCCAGCCTTTCACTGTGGAGTGACAATTCAGTctccttttctttctcatttacaCACAAGAGCACCTGAGTTTTATCAGGAATATATCCAGCATGTCTCAGTAGCAAACCCATCTCAttcaatttgttatatatttctTCAGTTTGAGGATGAGATCTATCTGCTACTAAAAACTCATGAACTTTGCCCCTGAATTCCATGGAACTACACCCAGGATCCTTCCTGACTCCCTGCTCCTTCATCTTTTGTCGTAACTTTGAGACATTGTCCCAAAGGCCAGAAGCAGCATATATGTTGGACAATAGAACATAGCATCCAGTGGCCCCAGGGTCAAGTTCCATAATATTTTGCACAGCAAACTCAGCAATATTGATGCTGTTCTCATGTTTCCGGCATCCACTGAGCAAAGTCATCCAAATTACCTTATTTGGCCTCATGGGCATCTCATTTATCACATCCCTTGCCTCATCTAAATTACCAACTCGGCAAAGAAGGTCTATAAAGCAACCATAGTGTTCCATTGTCGGCTCAATCTCATATCTCTCCCTCATGAGTTTGAAATACCAATGACCCTCATCTACCATTCCTGCATGGCTACAAGCATTCAATACTCCAATAAATGTTATAGCATTAGGCTTCATTCCAATTCTCACCATCTTTGAAAAGAACTTGAAAGCTGAATCTGCCATACCATGTAGTCCTAATCCCACAATCATCGCAGTCCAATGCCCCAACTTCTTTCTAGAAATCTCCTCAAACAAAGAGATAGCACTTTCAATGCTCCCACACTTTGAATACATCTCTATGAGACAAATGCCAAGAACACCATTCAAACTGAGCCCATTCCTACAAATATGCTCATGAATCAGCCTCCCCCTTTCGAGAAGTGCCAGACCAGACACAGCAGAGAGGACACTAACAAATGTGACAAAGCTTGGATTCACTCCTTCTGTGAGCATTTCATCATAAACCTCAGTCGCTTCCTTAAAGAACCCAGCTTTCTCATACCCAGTAATCATCGAATTCCATGACACCACATTCTTCTCTGGCATCTGATCAAACAACTCTCTTGCAGCCTCAACTTTCCCATTCTTCATATACCCATCAACCATGGCATTCCAAGAAACTACACTCTTCTCAGGCATTAAATCAAATACCTCCCTGGCAATCTCAACCTTCCCACATCTGGAATACCCGCTCACCAACGAAGTCCATGAGAACAAATCCCTCTcgggcatttcatcaaacagtcGCTTGGCAATATCAATCTCCCCGCTTTTAACATACCCATCAATCATCGAGTTCCGCGTAACCAAATCTTTGTCACGAATTCTATCAAACACCTGATGGGCAGACCACATGTCACCGCATTTGGAGTAAAAGCTCACGAGGCTACACTGCACGAAGCCATCTAAAGCAAAACCAAGTTTGAAAACAAGCGCATGGATTTGCCTACCTTCGTGAACGGCGTCTACCTGCGCGCAGCCCTTGATGATCAACGGGAAGGTGAAGCCATCGGGAGTGGCTCCCGGAATGGAGAGCATGTCGCGGAAAAGGCAGAGCGCGAGGTGGGGTTGGTGATCGGCAACATAGCGCTTGATAAGGGCATTGAAGGAGAAAGAGTCAGTGCGGGGGAGATGGGAGAATAGGCATAGGGACTCGGAGAGGGTGCCGAGGTCGGGGCGGGAGTAGAGGCTGAGGAAGCGAGCGGAGACGGAGGGGGAGAGAAAGAGGCCGGATTTAATGGAGAAGGCGTGGAGTTGGTGGAGATCTCGCGGTGATTTGCAGAGATGGAGGAGTGCGAGCTGCGACTCCGGCGAGCACGGCGGAGCTTGAATGGGTGGCGCCGGGAGTGTCAGCATGGCGATGGTCGCCCAGAAGAGAAGCACGAGGGTGCTGCATTCTTGAGAATGAAGCACTTTTGCAAGATATTTTTACTCAATAGCCCctcaaaaataacaatattattttttacccctcagtttttaaataatttcacaGTAGTTTGTTATATTAACAAGATAAgcttattttgtttcattgtgcCAAGCTTGGATTATATTTCCTGATTTTGAGAGTTGGAGCCAAACGATTTATTCtggaaataattaataataaacaagatGAATgctgttatatttttaaataaataaaatataaatttcactTGAGTGTATACTgccaaataatatatttttgtatttactgTTTAATCCAACGCATAGTactatgtataatatataatattatttcacttcttttttttaacataatttttacaTATCTATCTAAATTTTGACTATGTAATGAATTACTACTTAGAAGGGGtttatgaaattattacttTTATAGAGCTATTTaaggggaaaaaattaaaactttggtACACactctaaaatatttataaatattatataattaatatttaataataatgtgtTTTGATTTCGTCACATATAGTTCTTAAAAGAAATTtatgttaacaaaaaaaaaatttcatttcatttcccTCAGTACAAGAACTAATATTCAATCCATGTGgctgttgttttaaaaaattacattttaagAAACTTCAATAAAGATTAATTAGAAATACTGtgtgaaaataaattttggtaAGAGATTATTAAAACAAGTTTGtgctgaaatttaaaaaaaattttgttattaaaaataaatattcgcCTCAGATGGGGGGTTGTATGAAAAATTCACATCATTTtggtcttcatttttttttttttggtctcatttttttgaagcCAACGATCAATCCCTTGCGTGGCCTTCTCCTCCCCCactcccttcttctcctccacctACTCGCCGCCGCTTCTCGCCGCCGTTCGCCGACGGCCGGCACATGATCTCCTCGATCTTCTCAGATGTTAAGCAAACCCATCGGCCGCTTCTTCTCGGTATCGTCCTCTTCCTCTCCTCTCATTCCCCAAATCCTTCGCATCCTCACCCTCCCCAACTGGCCTTCCAATCCTGAACTCCTCCGTATTGCTCCTTCCCTCCCTCCTCACCACCTCCCTCTCCTCCTCCGATCCCCATCTCTGCCCTCTCCTGTTGCTCTACACTTCTTCCACTGGTTCTCTCAGCGGCATTCCATCAAACACCCTCTCGACGCATTCTTCACTCTCTCAAACAGGCTCCTTTTCGACAGGATGTTCTCCGCTGCTGACCGCCTTCGCGTCCTCGCGATCAAATCCTGCGACGCAAGGGAAGACATGTCCCGCGTTATTGCTTTCTTCAATCCAATCAGCGTAAACGAGTTCCGCTTCGGCCTCTACAGCTACAACGCCATGCTGATCCAGCTCGGAAGGCTCAATATGCTTGCGGATGCCGTGAGTCTCTATCACCAAATGCTCAACAGCGATGTCCAGCCGACTCTGGTGACTTTCAATACCGTGATCAACGTGCTCTGCAAGAATGGAAAGGTTCGCTCAGCGGCTTCAGTCTTGAATCGGCTCGTTCAGAGTGGTCTCAAGCCTGATACTTTCACCCATACTTCTTTCATACTTGGGCATTGCCGGAATTTTGATCTTGATTCTGCATTCAAGGTGTTTGATAGAATGCCGGAGGAAGGGTGCGAGCCGAATGCAGTGACTTATTCGACTCTGATCAATGGGCTTTGCGATGATGGGAGGCTGGATGAGGCATTGGATTTGATGAGTGAGATGGTTGACAAGGGTATTGAGCCTACTGTGTATAGTTATACTGTTCCCATTGCGGCTCTGGGTAGCTGCGGGCGGCTTATAGAAGCGTTTGGGCTGGTCTCTGACATGAGGATGAGGAGGTGTCCGCTGAATGTTCAGAGTTACACTGCACTTATCAGTGGATCATGCGGCTCAGATTTGCTTCGATTGGCTATTGGGTTGTTTCAGAGGATGGCATTGGATGCTTTGGTGCCAAATGCTGTGACTTATAATGCTCTGATAAATGGTTTGTGTCAGAAGATGATGATTGACACTGCCATGAAGGTTTTTGATTTGATGGACAGGAGGGGTTGCTCGCCAGATTCCCAGACATACAATGAACTCATAAGGGGGTTCTGTTTGATAGGAATGACTGAAAAGGCGATGGTTCTGTTTGATAGGATGATCAGAAGAGGTCCTTTGCCAACCCAAGTGACATATAATACTATAGTCGATGGGTATTGTAAAGTTGGCAATCTCAGTAACGCTGTTCGAATGGTTGATCTGATGAAAGAGAATGGATGCAAGCCTGATGAGTGGACTTATACTGAACTTATTTGTGGTTTCTGCAGTGGAGGGAAGCTGGATATAGCTTACAAGATGTTTGAGGAAATGGTAGGTCTTGGTTTAAAGCCAAATGAGGTTACTTATACTGCTATGATAGATGGGTATTGC contains:
- the LOC120250698 gene encoding pentatricopeptide repeat-containing protein At2g29760, chloroplastic-like; this translates as MLTLPAPPIQAPPCSPESQLALLHLCKSPRDLHQLHAFSIKSGLFLSPSVSARFLSLYSRPDLGTLSESLCLFSHLPRTDSFSFNALIKRYVADHQPHLALCLFRDMLSIPGATPDGFTFPLIIKGCAQVDAVHEGRQIHALVFKLGFALDGFVQCSLVSFYSKCGDMWSAHQVFDRIRDKDLVTRNSMIDGYVKSGEIDIAKRLFDEMPERDLFSWTSLVSGYSRCGKVEIAREVFDLMPEKSVVSWNAMVDGYMKNGKVEAARELFDQMPEKNVVSWNSMITGYEKAGFFKEATEVYDEMLTEGVNPSFVTFVSVLSAVSGLALLERGRLIHEHICRNGLSLNGVLGICLIEMYSKCGSIESAISLFEEISRKKLGHWTAMIVGLGLHGMADSAFKFFSKMVRIGMKPNAITFIGVLNACSHAGMVDEGHWYFKLMRERYEIEPTMEHYGCFIDLLCRVGNLDEARDVINEMPMRPNKVIWMTLLSGCRKHENSINIAEFAVQNIMELDPGATGCYVLLSNIYAASGLWDNVSKLRQKMKEQGVRKDPGCSSMEFRGKVHEFLVADRSHPQTEEIYNKLNEMGLLLRHAGYIPDKTQVLLCVNEKEKETELSLHSERLAIAFGLINIEQGRPIRIVKNLRVCNDCHNVTKLISRIYDCEIVVRDNSRFHHFSNGKCSCMDFW
- the LOC120249811 gene encoding pentatricopeptide repeat-containing protein At5g65560-like, translated to MLSKPIGRFFSVSSSSSPLIPQILRILTLPNWPSNPELLRIAPSLPPHHLPLLLRSPSLPSPVALHFFHWFSQRHSIKHPLDAFFTLSNRLLFDRMFSAADRLRVLAIKSCDAREDMSRVIAFFNPISVNEFRFGLYSYNAMLIQLGRLNMLADAVSLYHQMLNSDVQPTLVTFNTVINVLCKNGKVRSAASVLNRLVQSGLKPDTFTHTSFILGHCRNFDLDSAFKVFDRMPEEGCEPNAVTYSTLINGLCDDGRLDEALDLMSEMVDKGIEPTVYSYTVPIAALGSCGRLIEAFGLVSDMRMRRCPLNVQSYTALISGSCGSDLLRLAIGLFQRMALDALVPNAVTYNALINGLCQKMMIDTAMKVFDLMDRRGCSPDSQTYNELIRGFCLIGMTEKAMVLFDRMIRRGPLPTQVTYNTIVDGYCKVGNLSNAVRMVDLMKENGCKPDEWTYTELICGFCSGGKLDIAYKMFEEMVGLGLKPNEVTYTAMIDGYCKDGKVDFAFSLLEKMDQNGCEPTIQTYNALINGLSKENRLTETDSLCADMREKGLLPNVVTYTTLMDGLCRNGSTSLAIKIMDEMIKSNCKPTVHTYSVLVYGLCQKGKIEDAEKIISEMKEKQLVPDEVTYTSMIDGYVMLGRTDLAFSLLKTMVDSGCKPNYRTVSVLLKGLLKEHQMTEQRLAAFPNAVSSFSLEEKTVDIDIISTLIARLSQFKHDVLTDVYRALVSGLCREGRWYEADQLVRNMKDQGLSPDVEICSSLLLVACEQLQVDLALEIFNTMIAKAFEPCLAGYKGLICALCKVGRVEEAQTLFEGMLLHRWNPDEIAWTVIIDGLFKDCGPDLCMKFLHVMEARNCIPTFQTYVILAREIPNEG